The following proteins are co-located in the Methylomonas sp. 11b genome:
- the amoA gene encoding bacterial ammonia monooxygenase, subunit AmoA — protein MSASQSAVRSRAEAVQVSRTFDWMILFTLFTAVLGGYHIHYMLTGGDWDFWTDWKDRRLWVTVAPIVSITFPAAVQACLWWRYRLPVGATLSVVALMVGEWINRYMNFWGWTYFPVNICFPSNLLPGAIVLDVILMMGNSMTLTAVVGGLAYGLLFYPGNWPVIAPLHVPVEYNGMMMTLADLQGYHYVRTGTPEYIRMVEKGTLRTFGKDVAPVSAFFSGFVSIIIYFLWHFFGRWFAKTDFIADDAS, from the coding sequence ATGAGCGCATCTCAATCAGCTGTACGTTCACGTGCGGAAGCGGTACAAGTTTCCCGTACGTTCGACTGGATGATTCTTTTTACACTGTTCACAGCGGTTCTGGGCGGTTATCACATTCACTATATGTTGACTGGCGGTGACTGGGATTTCTGGACCGACTGGAAAGATAGACGTCTATGGGTAACCGTAGCTCCTATCGTTTCTATTACATTCCCTGCGGCTGTTCAAGCTTGCTTGTGGTGGAGATACCGTTTGCCAGTTGGCGCAACTCTTTCTGTAGTTGCTCTGATGGTTGGTGAGTGGATTAACCGTTACATGAACTTCTGGGGCTGGACTTACTTCCCAGTAAACATTTGCTTCCCATCTAACCTGTTGCCAGGTGCGATCGTTCTTGACGTTATCCTGATGATGGGTAACAGCATGACTCTGACCGCTGTTGTTGGTGGCTTGGCTTATGGCCTGTTGTTCTACCCAGGTAACTGGCCTGTTATCGCTCCGTTGCACGTGCCTGTAGAATACAACGGCATGATGATGACTTTGGCTGACTTACAAGGTTACCACTATGTTCGTACCGGTACACCTGAGTACATCCGTATGGTAGAGAAAGGTACATTAAGAACTTTCGGTAAAGACGTTGCTCCAGTATCAGCGTTCTTCTCTGGATTCGTTTCTATCATTATTTACTTCTTGTGGCACTTCTTCGGCAGATGGTTCGCTAAAACCGACTTCATCGCTGACGACGCGTCTTAA
- the amoB gene encoding bacterial ammonia monooxygenase, subunit AmoB → MKIIKDKVAKLSFVALLVAMTAAMFYAPTASAHGEKSQAAFMRMRTIHWFDLNWSKEEVPVNETMTISGKFLVFAGWPETVDKPEVSFLNVGIPGPVFIRAGSWIGGQLVPRSVSLELGEVYEFKVLLKARRPGDWHVHSMMNVQGGGPIIGPGKWVTITGSMSEFVNPVTTLTGQTINLENYALDNVYFWHAVWFAIAFAWLLFWIKRPLFVPRHIAVSTGKADSLISAGDKKIGMLFGVGTMVIVAASMGATNEKYPVTTPLQAGLLRGMKTYQMPEANVSVKVDDATYRVPGRAMQMTLTITNNGDSAVRLGEFNTAGVRFLDPAVHEDDTAYPDDLLAEEGLTVSDNSPLAPGETRTVEVTASDAAWEVYRLADLIYDPDSRFAGLLFFWDEKGNRQLVTVDAPLIPTFI, encoded by the coding sequence ATGAAAATAATAAAAGACAAAGTTGCAAAACTGTCCTTTGTCGCACTGTTGGTCGCAATGACAGCAGCGATGTTCTATGCTCCAACAGCATCTGCTCATGGTGAAAAATCACAGGCTGCGTTCATGCGTATGCGGACGATTCACTGGTTTGACCTGAACTGGTCAAAAGAAGAAGTGCCTGTTAATGAAACTATGACAATTTCTGGTAAATTCCTGGTATTCGCAGGCTGGCCAGAAACTGTTGATAAACCAGAAGTTTCATTTTTGAACGTTGGTATCCCTGGTCCTGTATTTATCCGTGCAGGTTCTTGGATCGGCGGTCAATTGGTTCCTCGTTCAGTGTCTTTGGAATTGGGCGAAGTTTACGAGTTTAAAGTTCTGTTGAAAGCTCGTCGTCCAGGCGACTGGCACGTTCACTCTATGATGAACGTACAAGGCGGTGGCCCTATCATCGGCCCAGGCAAATGGGTAACCATTACTGGTTCTATGAGCGAGTTTGTTAACCCAGTTACAACTTTGACTGGTCAAACAATTAACTTGGAAAACTATGCTCTGGACAACGTTTATTTCTGGCACGCAGTATGGTTCGCAATCGCGTTCGCATGGTTGTTGTTCTGGATCAAACGTCCATTGTTCGTTCCACGTCATATCGCTGTTAGCACTGGCAAAGCAGATTCTCTGATCTCAGCCGGCGACAAAAAAATCGGTATGCTGTTCGGTGTAGGTACTATGGTTATCGTTGCTGCTTCTATGGGCGCTACCAACGAAAAATATCCTGTAACTACTCCTTTGCAAGCTGGTTTGTTGCGTGGTATGAAAACTTATCAAATGCCTGAAGCTAACGTTTCAGTTAAAGTTGATGATGCTACATACCGTGTTCCAGGTCGTGCAATGCAAATGACTTTGACCATCACAAACAACGGCGATTCAGCTGTTCGTTTGGGTGAGTTCAACACAGCAGGTGTCCGTTTCTTAGATCCAGCGGTTCATGAAGATGATACTGCTTACCCAGATGATTTGTTGGCTGAAGAAGGCTTAACTGTTAGCGATAACAGCCCTCTGGCTCCAGGCGAAACACGCACTGTCGAAGTTACTGCTTCTGATGCTGCTTGGGAAGTATATCGTTTAGCTGACTTGATCTACGATCCAGACAGCCGCTTCGCAGGTCTGTTGTTCTTCTGGGATGAAAAAGGTAACCGTCAATTGGTAACAGTTGATGCTCCTCTGATTCCAACTTTCATCTAA